Proteins encoded within one genomic window of Rhododendron vialii isolate Sample 1 chromosome 1a, ASM3025357v1:
- the LOC131298938 gene encoding cuscuta receptor 1-like — MFSFLEKYFQINLLLLFCTGSQEESEILKQLEVLDLSHNEALDNSVWSFLRGLSSIKTLDLSYNRGLHGAVHNKDLRNISNIETLFMEGVMLDDVLPYIRVITSIQVLSLTYCDSKRIPSIEGLCELKKLRELDVTWSDFGGTLPSCLANLTSLRLLDLTSNHFTGNIARSPLIYLTSLEYLAISDNDFEVPISFMSFFNHSKLEFIESLNNMLLEEEDFPATSPSFQLIGLCLSNSKHGHITRSFPRFLYHQHDLILIELSRTDFTSKFPYWLLDNNTRMETLILSYNSFGGPLLLPLRQMRNLITLDISNNHLEGFIPYKLASSFRSLEFLNMSTNNFEGNIPSSFGDMTALETLDLSNNNLSGKIPVHLAKGCRLLNFLRLSNNFLKGPVLPHQNNLTLLKVFYSANNSFTEIPPNLSRSNLIYLDVSANQLVGKIPGFIGNLSLQFLAMAGNHLEGPIPIEFCQLRKLTLLDLSENNITGAVPSCFSTSLIYINNIRLSKNRLDGPFPMAFKNYGPNLRELDLSYNQFSGNIPTWIGSLFWLTVLLLQNNSFEGNIPKELCNIPRLTMIDLSFNNLFGSVPPCFSNIKFNGIKVGGSSYSFYRYGSPQTFTLLLHDLGMVLAKSERDQEEYFDIEATGQEAKFTTKGMSLTYRGIILHLFSGINLSHNRLTGAIPPEIGNITDLKALNLSHNNFTGPIPVTFSNLKNIESLDLSYNCLHGKIPSQLTELTFLVVFNLSYNNLSGRTPQRRFQFANFESSSYVGNPLLCGEPLPKCNATDSPPSTPRAAVNDTEEDCGFMDMNIFYMSFAGSYVTVVLAIVVIFLINPYWRRAWFHLVEVSITSCYYFVVDNLVGRRLCFLWK, encoded by the exons atgttttcttttctagaaaaatatttccaaataaatctactactactattttGCACAGGTTCGCAAGAAGAATCAGAAATATTGAAACAGTTAGAGGTTCTTGATCTGAGTCATAATGAAGCCCTCGATAATAGTGTTTGGTCATTTTTGAGAGGGCTTTCATCAATCAAGACATTGGATTTGAGTTACAATAGAGGCTTGCACGGAGCTGTTCACAATAAGG ACTTGAGAAACATCAGCAACATTGAAACTTTGTTCATGGAAGGTGTTATGCTCGACGACGTTCTTCCATACATTAGAGTCATTACTTCAATTCAAGTATTGTCCTTAACATATTGTGACAGCAAGCGTATTCCTTCAATTGAAG GGCTGTGTGAGTTGAAGAAGCTCCGAGAGCTTGATGTCACATGGAGTGATTTTGGGGGAACCTTACCATCGTGCTTGGCGAACTTGACATCCCTTCGACTACTGGATTTAACTTCCAATCATTTTACTGGAAACATTGCACGGTCTCCTCTTATCTATCTGACATCCCTCGAATACCTTGCAATTTCAGATAATGACTTTGAAGTTCCAATCTCattcatgtcattttttaaCCATTCCAAACTCGAGTTCATAGAGAGCCTGAACAACATGTTGTTGGAAGAGGAGGACTTTCCTGCCACATCCCCAAGTTTCCAACTAATCGGACTCTGTTTATCAAATTCTAAACATGGTCATATTACCCGATCATTTCCTCGCTTTCTCTACCATCAACATGACCTTATATTGATTGAGCTGTCTAGAACTGATTTTACAAGTAAGTTTCCATATTGGTTGTTGGACAACAATACAAGAATGGAGACACTTATCCTATCATACAATTCATTTGGTGGACCATTATTGTTGCCTTTGCGTCAAATGAGAAATCTTATTACACTGGATATCTCTAACAATCATCTTGAAGGCTTCATTCCTTACAAATTAGCCAGTTCTTTCCGGAGTTTAGAATTCCTCAACATGTCTACGAACAACTTTGAAGGCAACATTCCCTCTTCATTCGGGGATATGACTGCTCTGGAAACGCTAGATTTATCCAATAACAATCTATCTGGAAAAATACCGGTTCATTTGGCCAAAGGTTGCCGCCTCTTGAATTTCTTGAGACTATCAAACAACTTCTTGAAAGGCCCAGTACTACCCCATCAAAACAATTTGACCCTATTGAAAGTCTTCTATTCCGCCAACAATTCCTTCACAGAAATTCCGCCTAACTTGTCTCGGAGCAATTTGATCTATTTGGATGTTAGTGCTAATCAACTGGTAGGAAAGATTCCAGGGTTCATTGGGAATTTATCATTACAGTTTCTAGCCATGGCCGGTAATCATCTTGAAGGTCCTATTCCAATTGAATTTTGTCAATTGAGAAAGCTCACGTTGTTAGATCTTTCAGAAAATAATATCACCGGGGCTGTACCATCTTGCTTCAGTACATCACTTATATATATCAACAATATTCGGTTGTCCAAAAATAGGCTTGATGGACCTTTTCCAATGGCCTTCAAAAATTACGGTCCCAATTTAAGGGAGCTTGATCTCTCTTATAACCAGTTCAGTGGTAATATTCCAACTTGGATAGGCAGCCTTTTCTGGCTTACGGTTCTTCTCTTGCAAAACAATAGTTTTGAAGGCAACATTCCAAAGGAGTTATGCAACATTCCCCGCTTAACCATGATTGATCTTTCTTTCAATAATCTCTTTGGCAGCGTTCCCCCTTGTTTTAGTAACATTAAATTCAACGGAATAAAAGTCGGGGGATCAAGTTACTCATTCTACCGTTATGGTTCACCACAAACATTCACATTATTGTTGCATGATCTGGGGATGGTGTTAGCCAAGAGTGAAAGAGATCAAGAAGAGTATTTTGATATAGAGGCTACAGGACAAGAGGCAAAGTTTACAACAAAGGGAATGTCCTTAACCTACAGGGGAATCATTCTACATCTTTTCTCAGGAATCAATCTCTCCCACAACAGATTGACTGGCGCCATACCACCTGAAATTGGAAACATTACCGATCTCAAAGCGTTGAACTTATCCCACAATAACTTCACCGGTCCAATCCCTGTGacattttcaaacttgaaaaacATAGAGAGCTTGGATCTTTCCTACAACTGCCTGCATGGGAAAATCCCCTCTCAGCTTACAGAGCTTACTTTCTTGGTTGTTTTCAATCTGTCTTACAATAACTTAAGTGGAAGGACACCTCAGAGAAGATTCCAATTTGCAAATTTTGAATCGAGTAGCTACGTTGGAAATCCACTTCTTTGCGGAGAACCACTGCCAAAGTGTAATGCAACTGATTCACCTCCATCGACGCCAAGAGCCGCTGTGAATGATACAGAAGAAGATTGTGGTTTCATGGACATGAATATATTCTACATGAGCTTTGCAGGGTCTTACGTAACTGTGGTATTGGCAATTGTGGTGATTTTCTTGATAAATCCGTATTGGCGAAGGGCATGGTTTCATCTTGTCGAGGTTTCAATCACCTCCTGCTACTATTTTGTTGTGGACAATCTCGTCGGGCGCAGGCTTTGTTTTCTTTGGAAATAA
- the LOC131298989 gene encoding receptor like protein 21-like: MNYFQHLLMSSLWVALIMLAVLENGCNGCLEKERIALLQLKHSINFPGGTSLPSWEEDDSMDCCHWECVECNSTTLRVIKLELGDTRDLRPWEYWHLNASILLPFESLRSLNLSRNQLGSFIRNEGS, from the coding sequence ATGAACTACTTTCAACATTTACTCATGAGCTCACTATGGGTAGCGCTGATCATGTTAGCTGTACTAGAAAATGGATGCAATGGgtgtttggaaaaagaaagaatcgCTCTCTTACAACTCAAACATTCCATCAACTTCCCAGGTGGCACTTCTTTGCCATCTTGGGAGGAAGACGATAGCATGGACTGTTGCCATTGGGAATGTGTTGAGTGTAATTCCACTACGCTTCGAGTTATCAAACTTGAACTTGGTGACACAAGAGATTTGAGACCATGGGAATATTGGCATCTAAATGCCTCTATTCTTCTCCCTTTTGAATCACTCCGAAGCCTAAACTTGTCTCGAAACCAATTGGGTAGTTTCATCAGGAATGAAG